A genomic window from Nosocomiicoccus massiliensis includes:
- a CDS encoding LLM class flavin-dependent oxidoreductase: MSKPVNISVLNLVYVREGYDSKDAFTRMRLLAEALDDSSYKRYWISEHHNMKSIASSATRQLIQYTLQHTKRIRVGSGGVMLPNHTPYIVAEEFGTMYELFGDRLDIGLGRAPGTDQVTANAIRRGNHQGIFDFEEEIRELQFFLSDKESQVIANPGLNTNIPLYVLGSSTDSAYIAARLGLPYAFAAHFAPAMMEEAFEIYERNFTPSEQLKEPYKMACLNVVVQDTQEEAEYVVTSHYQNVYGMITHHRGPMKQPVTNMDEIWSMQHKEIILNQFPVQILGDKEQALKDLEAFQNKFDVDEIIASTAIYDTDAFIKSYQLFEDVVIEYNKKQ, encoded by the coding sequence ATGAGTAAACCAGTCAATATATCAGTATTAAACTTAGTCTATGTACGTGAAGGATACGATTCAAAAGATGCATTTACACGTATGCGTCTTTTAGCAGAAGCATTAGATGATTCTAGTTATAAACGTTACTGGATCAGTGAACATCATAATATGAAATCTATCGCATCTAGTGCGACAAGACAACTCATACAGTACACGTTACAACATACTAAAAGAATTCGCGTCGGAAGTGGCGGCGTCATGTTACCAAATCATACGCCGTATATTGTCGCTGAAGAATTCGGTACGATGTACGAATTATTTGGAGACCGTTTAGATATTGGTCTTGGCAGAGCACCTGGAACAGATCAAGTAACAGCAAACGCGATTCGCCGTGGTAACCATCAAGGTATCTTTGACTTTGAAGAAGAAATTCGTGAGTTACAATTCTTTTTATCTGATAAAGAGTCGCAAGTCATCGCGAACCCAGGTTTAAACACAAATATCCCGTTATATGTTTTAGGAAGTTCAACTGATTCAGCGTACATCGCCGCACGTTTAGGACTGCCATATGCGTTCGCTGCACATTTTGCACCAGCAATGATGGAAGAAGCATTTGAAATATATGAACGCAACTTTACACCGAGTGAGCAATTAAAAGAACCATATAAAATGGCGTGCTTAAACGTCGTCGTTCAAGACACACAAGAAGAAGCAGAATACGTCGTAACGAGCCATTATCAAAATGTTTACGGAATGATCACACATCACCGTGGTCCGATGAAACAACCTGTTACAAACATGGACGAGATTTGGTCAATGCAACATAAAGAAATCATACTCAATCAATTCCCAGTTCAAATACTTGGCGATAAAGAACAAGCACTTAAAGACCTAGAAGCATTTCAAAATAAATTCGACGTCGACGAAATCATCGCATCTACTGCGATTTATGATACAGACGCTTTTATAAAGAGCTATCAATTATTTGAAGACGTCGTTATAGAGTATAATAAAAAGCAATAA
- a CDS encoding cysteine desulfurase family protein, which translates to MAVYLDYAATTPVDKKIIKGMLEHSDIYGNPSSIHRIGKEAKAFLEENRQKIAEAIGAKPEEIIFTSGATESNNLAIRGTLSHFNREVNVITTEVEHMSILETVKGLKTHVKYVPIQENGLINLNELNKEIDENTTLVSLHYVNNETGAIQPVKEIKESLPEDVLLHVDAAQAVGHVNVNVDDLGVDLMSMSGHKLYAPKGVGVLYVRSVTHLHAQLVGGKQERERRAGTENLLYSYAMSEAVLEAVQLKDERNNVILSRKEKLIDGLKEAGVEFKVNGDLNSQSPHILNIYVPFSETELLLTALDLEGIYISGGSACNAGTVTPSHVITKMYDENRAAHSLRISFSHLTTEDDIEKTIQSLKKLYDRLK; encoded by the coding sequence ATGGCTGTTTATTTAGATTATGCTGCAACAACACCAGTCGATAAAAAAATCATAAAAGGAATGCTAGAACATTCTGATATATATGGAAATCCGTCAAGTATTCACCGAATCGGTAAAGAAGCTAAGGCGTTTTTAGAAGAGAATCGACAAAAAATCGCTGAAGCAATTGGTGCAAAACCTGAGGAGATTATATTTACGAGTGGTGCAACAGAGTCTAACAACTTAGCCATTCGAGGGACACTCTCTCACTTTAATAGAGAAGTCAATGTAATTACGACAGAAGTAGAGCATATGTCGATATTAGAAACGGTTAAAGGGTTAAAAACACATGTAAAATATGTGCCTATACAAGAAAATGGTCTCATCAATTTAAACGAATTAAATAAGGAAATCGATGAAAATACAACGCTCGTTTCATTACATTACGTCAACAACGAAACAGGAGCAATCCAACCGGTAAAAGAGATTAAAGAATCACTACCAGAAGATGTATTACTTCATGTTGATGCTGCACAAGCAGTCGGTCACGTAAATGTGAATGTCGACGATTTAGGTGTGGACTTAATGAGTATGAGTGGTCATAAATTATATGCACCGAAAGGTGTAGGGGTATTATATGTAAGAAGCGTCACGCATTTACACGCACAACTCGTCGGTGGTAAACAAGAAAGAGAACGCCGTGCAGGTACTGAAAACTTGCTTTACAGTTATGCGATGAGTGAAGCTGTATTAGAAGCAGTTCAGTTAAAAGATGAAAGAAACAACGTGATTTTATCTCGTAAAGAGAAGCTCATAGATGGATTAAAAGAAGCGGGCGTTGAGTTTAAAGTAAACGGTGATTTAAACAGTCAATCTCCACATATTTTAAACATTTACGTGCCATTTTCAGAAACGGAACTTTTACTCACGGCATTAGATTTAGAGGGTATTTATATATCAGGTGGTAGTGCATGTAACGCTGGAACTGTAACACCGTCACACGTTATTACAAAAATGTATGATGAAAACCGTGCGGCACATTCACTTAGAATTAGTTTTAGTCATTTAACGACTGAAGATGATATAGAAAAAACAATACAGTCATTAAAGAAATTATATGATCGATTAAAATAA
- the mnmA gene encoding tRNA 2-thiouridine(34) synthase MnmA, protein MKRKEDTTVVVGMSGGVDSSVTAKLLKDEGYNVIGIFMKNWDYTDEFGVCTATVDYEDVRKVAEQIGIPYYSVNFEKEYYNRVFEYFLEEYKRGRTPNPDVMCNKEIKFKAFLDHAMKLGADFVATGHYARVNHDGEVTMLKGVDDNKDQTYFLNQLTKEQLSKTLFPLGEIDKKEVRALAHKFNLATKDKKDSTGICFIGERDFKTFLSNYLPAKPGKIIDMETGEEKGKHDGIMYYTIGQRQGLGIGGPGGPYFVAGKNLETNELYVVTGFHNEKLYSTSLIAEDVNFINDMPDEFDANAKFRYRQADSAVSVKKIDDNKILVTFKAPQRAVTPGQAVVLYDGDRVIGGATIDEVFNGEEKLEYLA, encoded by the coding sequence ATGAAGAGAAAAGAAGATACGACAGTCGTCGTTGGAATGAGTGGTGGCGTTGACTCTTCAGTCACAGCGAAACTGTTAAAAGACGAAGGGTATAACGTCATCGGCATATTTATGAAAAACTGGGATTATACGGATGAGTTTGGTGTCTGTACAGCGACAGTCGATTATGAGGACGTCAGAAAAGTCGCTGAACAAATTGGTATACCATACTATTCAGTCAACTTTGAAAAAGAATATTACAATAGAGTATTCGAATACTTTTTAGAAGAATATAAACGTGGACGTACACCGAATCCAGACGTCATGTGTAATAAAGAAATTAAGTTTAAAGCATTTTTAGATCACGCGATGAAACTCGGTGCAGATTTTGTAGCGACAGGGCACTATGCGAGAGTGAATCACGACGGTGAAGTGACGATGCTTAAAGGTGTCGACGACAATAAAGACCAAACATACTTTTTAAACCAATTAACGAAAGAACAGTTAAGTAAAACACTATTCCCGTTAGGTGAAATTGATAAAAAAGAAGTTCGTGCACTCGCACATAAATTTAATCTCGCAACGAAAGATAAAAAAGATTCCACAGGAATTTGTTTTATCGGAGAAAGAGATTTTAAAACATTCCTTTCAAATTATTTACCAGCTAAACCAGGAAAAATAATCGACATGGAAACTGGCGAAGAAAAAGGCAAACACGACGGAATTATGTACTACACAATCGGTCAACGCCAAGGTTTAGGAATTGGTGGACCGGGTGGACCATATTTTGTCGCAGGTAAAAACTTAGAAACGAATGAATTATACGTCGTTACTGGATTCCATAATGAGAAATTATACTCAACGAGTCTTATCGCTGAAGACGTTAACTTCATTAATGATATGCCCGACGAATTTGATGCAAATGCGAAGTTTAGATATCGTCAAGCGGATAGTGCCGTATCTGTTAAAAAGATAGATGACAATAAAATTTTAGTAACGTTTAAAGCACCACAGCGCGCAGTCACACCTGGCCAAGCAGTCGTATTATATGACGGTGACAGAGTAATTGGTGGCGCGACGATTGACGAAGTGTTTAACGGTGAAGAGAAACTGGAGTATTTAGCATGA
- a CDS encoding tetratricopeptide repeat protein, with protein MSFKYEDSIQAGDYETALKKIFDSIEEDPTNPAHYINGGSVLYNIGKLEEANNFLLKAIELDKNNSAAYFTLGNMYFNEGKYRDARTLLLSIYDTFNEDKDINYLLAMTHVHEGNLSMSIPFFEAMYRADKEDYELVFQYALTLCQLGLLDQGEILLTNITDKYDFADAEYNLGLIKWTKYDDKDAAKRHFEKAIQIKPDHILAHNGIKNINEG; from the coding sequence ATGAGTTTTAAATACGAAGATTCTATTCAAGCAGGCGATTATGAAACAGCGTTAAAGAAAATTTTTGATTCTATTGAAGAGGATCCGACAAATCCGGCGCACTATATTAACGGAGGTTCGGTTCTATATAACATCGGTAAACTTGAAGAGGCGAACAACTTCTTACTAAAAGCAATTGAACTTGATAAAAATAATTCTGCGGCATATTTTACGCTCGGCAATATGTATTTTAATGAAGGGAAATATAGAGATGCACGTACGCTACTCTTAAGTATTTATGATACGTTTAATGAAGACAAAGACATTAACTATTTACTCGCGATGACGCATGTCCATGAAGGAAATTTAAGTATGTCCATTCCGTTTTTTGAAGCGATGTATAGAGCAGATAAAGAAGACTATGAACTCGTATTTCAATATGCGTTAACACTTTGTCAACTCGGTTTACTTGATCAAGGTGAAATTTTACTCACGAATATTACGGACAAATACGATTTTGCCGACGCAGAATATAACTTAGGACTTATTAAATGGACAAAATATGACGATAAAGATGCAGCAAAAAGACATTTTGAAAAAGCAATTCAAATCAAACCAGACCATATACTTGCACATAACGGCATAAAAAATATAAACGAGGGATAA
- a CDS encoding ATP-dependent RecD-like DNA helicase translates to MMTQLTIEDDLFVTGTVDKIIFHNDDNHFYVMRVLIDETNTELKEETIITGNFHHVDEHETYTFTGEIVEHARFGKQFSARQIKKNVPQTKEGIIQYLSGEKFKGVGQKTAENIVNTLGDKTLELILESKSNLDRVNGLTKERKETIYRTVVENESTTRADLMMIELGIAPSKRAKIIDTYKEDILNILQNNPYKLVEDIFGIGFKKADEIAIKAGIEPNSTERIDAGIKYALETELNEVGHTYVELNDLINLSLNILNNRSIYFSASDIHKRIDELAEKDELVIRDNKVTLKLFFLSERKSAEKVYGLSQLKVESYSHSRIETVISQVEKSLEITFNDEQQKAIKHAILNPISVVTGGPGTGKTTIVSGIIEVYRILHNIDKFIDFEGEEYPIKLAAPTGRAAKRMKDATGIGASTIHRLIGYGRDTEETDILDNIIDADLIIVDEMSMVDTWLFYQFIKNVLPETQIVFVGDDAQLPSVGPGTVFKDLIESQSVPVTILKKIYRQMESSSIIQLAYQINNNLPVNILERHPDRTFFQTDASGIINIVDIVVKGAVKKGYTMQDVQVLAPIYRGPAGINVLNQTIQKVLNPPSEDKKEVEFGDKIYRENDKVIQLENRREDNVFNGDSGIITEITYRDDKTGTKESITVDFLGQEIVYERKDYSELSHAYCTSIHKAQGSEYRIVIMPIVRQYYHMLQKNIIYTGITRAKESLVLCGEPDSFIHAINQEGIERQTMLKTYLKEMFKQTDIKETIEETDNHMLTMELIMQKRIDPMINMSGVSPYDFN, encoded by the coding sequence ATGATGACACAATTGACGATAGAAGATGATCTATTCGTTACTGGAACAGTCGACAAAATAATATTTCATAATGATGATAATCACTTCTACGTCATGCGTGTTTTGATCGATGAAACGAACACAGAATTAAAAGAAGAGACAATCATCACTGGGAATTTTCATCATGTCGATGAACATGAAACGTACACATTTACAGGCGAAATTGTCGAACATGCACGGTTTGGTAAACAGTTTAGTGCACGGCAAATTAAAAAGAATGTCCCACAGACAAAAGAAGGAATTATCCAATATTTGTCTGGTGAAAAATTTAAAGGTGTCGGTCAAAAAACAGCAGAAAACATCGTAAATACGCTCGGTGATAAGACGTTAGAACTCATATTAGAAAGCAAGTCGAATTTAGACCGAGTAAATGGTCTGACAAAAGAACGAAAAGAAACAATATACCGAACAGTCGTTGAAAACGAATCGACGACACGTGCGGATTTAATGATGATTGAGCTTGGTATTGCACCATCAAAACGCGCGAAAATTATCGATACATATAAAGAAGACATATTAAATATTCTACAAAATAATCCATACAAACTCGTCGAAGACATATTCGGTATCGGATTTAAAAAGGCAGACGAAATCGCAATTAAAGCAGGTATCGAACCAAATTCAACCGAAAGAATAGACGCAGGAATTAAATACGCATTAGAGACAGAGTTAAATGAAGTCGGACATACGTACGTAGAGTTAAACGATTTAATCAATCTATCTTTAAATATATTAAATAATCGTTCGATTTATTTTTCAGCATCTGACATTCATAAACGTATTGACGAGCTCGCTGAAAAAGATGAATTAGTAATAAGAGACAATAAAGTGACGTTAAAATTGTTTTTTCTTAGCGAACGTAAATCTGCTGAAAAAGTTTATGGACTTAGTCAACTAAAAGTAGAATCGTATAGTCATTCACGTATTGAAACAGTGATTTCACAAGTCGAGAAGTCGTTAGAAATTACATTTAATGATGAACAACAAAAAGCAATAAAGCATGCGATTCTTAATCCGATATCTGTCGTAACAGGTGGACCAGGGACAGGTAAAACAACAATTGTTTCAGGGATTATTGAGGTGTATAGAATCCTACATAATATAGATAAGTTTATCGACTTTGAAGGTGAAGAGTATCCAATAAAGCTTGCCGCACCAACAGGACGTGCAGCAAAACGAATGAAAGACGCAACAGGTATAGGCGCGTCGACAATTCACCGGTTAATTGGATATGGTCGTGATACTGAAGAGACAGATATATTAGACAATATTATCGATGCAGATTTAATAATCGTCGATGAGATGTCGATGGTCGATACGTGGTTGTTTTATCAGTTTATTAAAAACGTATTGCCAGAAACGCAAATCGTCTTCGTTGGAGATGATGCTCAGTTACCGTCAGTCGGTCCTGGAACAGTGTTTAAAGATTTAATAGAATCACAATCTGTGCCCGTGACAATTTTAAAAAAGATATACAGGCAAATGGAATCGTCGTCGATTATCCAACTTGCGTATCAAATTAACAATAACTTGCCAGTAAATATTTTAGAGAGACATCCAGATCGTACTTTTTTCCAAACGGACGCGAGTGGCATTATAAATATTGTTGACATCGTCGTAAAGGGTGCGGTTAAAAAGGGGTATACGATGCAAGATGTTCAAGTGCTTGCACCGATTTATAGAGGACCTGCCGGTATAAATGTGTTAAATCAAACGATTCAAAAAGTATTAAATCCTCCAAGTGAAGACAAAAAAGAAGTCGAGTTCGGAGATAAGATATATAGAGAAAACGATAAAGTCATTCAACTTGAAAATCGTCGTGAAGATAATGTGTTTAACGGTGACAGTGGAATCATTACAGAAATTACATATCGAGACGATAAAACGGGGACAAAAGAATCGATTACGGTAGACTTTTTAGGTCAAGAAATCGTATATGAACGTAAAGATTACTCAGAGTTGTCTCACGCATATTGTACGAGTATCCATAAAGCACAAGGTAGTGAATACCGAATTGTCATTATGCCAATCGTCAGACAGTATTATCATATGTTACAAAAGAATATTATTTATACTGGTATTACGCGCGCAAAAGAATCCCTCGTCTTATGCGGTGAACCAGATTCCTTTATCCATGCAATTAACCAAGAAGGTATCGAACGTCAAACGATGTTAAAAACGTATTTAAAAGAAATGTTTAAACAAACAGATATAAAAGAGACAATTGAAGAAACAGATAATCATATGTTAACGATGGAATTAATCATGCAAAAAAGAATCGACCCGATGATTAACATGTCAGGTGTTTCACCGTATGATTTCAATTGA